A single region of the Aeromicrobium chenweiae genome encodes:
- a CDS encoding ABC transporter permease, giving the protein MSTATLAPEEPGLEAPPPPPEERQTSKAAIVAAILVVFAIAATILNGRDTRPLARSDLTGFQNWLGDLSDKLESARDSSAILQGLGHISDALDSVAQFLAELVSEPALPRPVPEIGWLGVIAVAVWIALAIAGWRMAVLTGLSFAAFGLFGFWTASMETLIVTFMSVAICLVIGIPVGIWMGRSRRATSVLTPILDGLQTLPSFVYLLPITLFFSIGVAAAVIVTLIYALPPVIRISAHGIRSVSKETIEAMQSLGTSRSQMLRKVQLPMAKRTIIVGVNQTIMAALSMATIAAFIDGPGLGKPVIKALESLDVGRAATAGLCIVIMAIMLDRVTTAASIRSEALPSAHSRRNRWIGLAASGVVAIVCVVLSRQYLDLATFPDKPDLGRPFAEGADSVSTWLSDNAASVTGAIKDAITYGLLNPLQELIAQSPWWLVALVLIGLSYVLGGLRSLVTTIVCIGVILGVGLWQDSMVTLTMTLVATILTMVLALVLGVWMAQSRGVDMVLRPVLDAAQVVPPFVYLVPALALFDPTRFTAIVAGIVYASPVAIKLVCDAIRDVSPTVIEAAESAGSSRWQIITKVQLPMARKGIQLAANQGMLYVFAMVVIGGLVGAGALGYLVYAGFTQAELFGKGLAAGIAIVALAIMLDRMAQGTSARRARTGNRRFLRSPFAGS; this is encoded by the coding sequence GTGAGCACCGCGACGCTGGCCCCCGAGGAACCCGGCCTGGAGGCACCCCCACCGCCCCCGGAGGAACGACAGACGAGCAAGGCCGCGATCGTCGCCGCGATCCTGGTCGTCTTCGCGATCGCCGCCACGATCCTCAACGGCAGGGACACCCGGCCGCTCGCCCGCTCGGACCTCACCGGCTTCCAGAACTGGCTGGGCGACCTCAGCGACAAGCTGGAGTCGGCCCGTGACTCCAGCGCGATCCTGCAGGGTCTCGGCCACATCAGCGATGCGCTCGACTCCGTGGCGCAGTTCCTCGCCGAGCTCGTCAGCGAGCCGGCCCTGCCACGCCCGGTCCCCGAGATCGGCTGGCTCGGGGTCATCGCGGTGGCCGTGTGGATCGCCCTGGCGATCGCCGGGTGGCGGATGGCGGTCCTGACCGGCCTCAGCTTCGCGGCGTTCGGCCTGTTCGGGTTCTGGACCGCCAGCATGGAGACCCTCATCGTCACCTTCATGTCGGTGGCGATCTGCCTGGTGATCGGCATCCCGGTCGGCATCTGGATGGGCCGGAGCAGGCGGGCGACCAGCGTCCTGACCCCGATCCTCGACGGGCTGCAGACGCTGCCGTCGTTCGTGTACCTGCTGCCCATCACGTTGTTCTTCAGCATCGGCGTCGCGGCCGCCGTCATCGTGACCCTGATCTACGCCCTGCCGCCGGTCATCCGCATCTCCGCGCACGGCATCCGCAGCGTCTCGAAGGAGACGATCGAGGCGATGCAGTCGCTCGGCACCAGCAGGTCGCAGATGCTCCGCAAGGTGCAGCTGCCCATGGCCAAGCGCACGATCATCGTCGGCGTCAACCAGACCATCATGGCGGCCCTCTCGATGGCCACGATCGCCGCCTTCATCGACGGACCGGGCCTCGGCAAGCCGGTCATCAAGGCGCTGGAGTCGCTCGACGTCGGCCGCGCCGCGACCGCCGGCCTCTGCATCGTGATCATGGCGATCATGCTCGACCGCGTCACGACCGCGGCCAGCATCCGCAGCGAGGCGCTCCCGAGCGCGCACAGCCGCCGCAACCGGTGGATCGGCCTCGCCGCGAGCGGCGTCGTGGCGATCGTGTGCGTCGTGCTCTCGCGCCAGTACCTCGACCTCGCCACGTTCCCCGACAAGCCCGATCTCGGCCGGCCGTTCGCGGAGGGCGCAGACTCGGTGTCCACGTGGCTGTCCGACAACGCGGCGTCCGTGACCGGGGCGATCAAGGACGCCATCACGTACGGGCTGCTCAACCCCCTGCAGGAGCTCATCGCCCAGTCGCCGTGGTGGCTCGTCGCGCTCGTGCTGATCGGGCTGTCGTACGTCCTCGGCGGCCTGCGCTCGCTCGTCACCACGATCGTGTGCATCGGGGTGATCCTCGGTGTGGGCCTTTGGCAGGACAGCATGGTGACCCTCACGATGACGCTGGTGGCGACGATCCTCACGATGGTCCTCGCGCTGGTCCTCGGCGTCTGGATGGCCCAGAGCAGAGGCGTCGACATGGTGCTGCGGCCGGTCCTGGACGCCGCCCAGGTCGTGCCGCCGTTCGTCTACCTCGTGCCGGCCCTCGCCCTGTTCGACCCCACGCGATTCACCGCGATCGTGGCGGGCATCGTCTACGCCTCCCCGGTGGCGATCAAGCTCGTCTGCGACGCGATCCGTGACGTCTCCCCCACGGTCATCGAGGCCGCCGAGTCGGCCGGCTCCAGCCGCTGGCAGATCATCACCAAGGTGCAGCTGCCGATGGCGCGCAAGGGCATCCAGCTCGCCGCCAACCAGGGGATGCTCTACGTCTTCGCGATGGTCGTGATCGGCGGCCTCGTCGGCGCCGGCGCCCTCGGCTACCTCGTCTACGCCGGATTCACCCAGGCCGAGCTGTTCGGCAAGGGGCTCGCCGCGGGCATCGCCATCGTCGCCCTCGCGATCATGCTCGACCGGATGGCACAAGGAACGTCGGCCCGCCGGGCGCGGACAGGCAACCGAAGGTTTCTCCGATCCCCGTTCGCGGGGAGCTGA
- a CDS encoding quaternary amine ABC transporter ATP-binding protein produces the protein MTDPAVKVENLWKVFGPRASRIPGSPEGELSRDELRRTTGCVSAVKDVSFEVQRGEVFVVMGLSGSGKSTLVRCLTRLIEPTAGEVMIDGTDVLTMSESALRDLRRKHVAMVFQHFGLLPHRRVLDNIAYGLEVRGVGRKERHAKAREVLDLVGLSGNSASYPDQLSGGMQQRVGLGRALAVDPSLLLFDEPFSALDPLIRRDMQNEVIRLHHEVKKTMVFITHDLSEALKLGDRILIMRDGEVVQVGTPDEVVGAPADDYVRDFVSEVPKSHVLTLKWVMRPPLDGEALDGPELPPNVVVQTAARQVLEADKPIKVVEDGKLLGVVTDEDILRVIVAEEEGAA, from the coding sequence ATGACCGACCCAGCCGTCAAGGTGGAGAACCTGTGGAAGGTCTTCGGACCCCGCGCCTCGCGCATCCCCGGCAGCCCCGAGGGCGAGCTGTCCCGCGACGAGCTGCGCCGCACGACCGGGTGCGTCTCAGCGGTCAAGGACGTCAGCTTCGAGGTCCAGCGCGGAGAGGTCTTCGTCGTCATGGGCCTGTCGGGCTCGGGCAAGTCGACCCTCGTGCGGTGTCTCACGCGGCTGATCGAGCCCACCGCCGGAGAGGTCATGATCGACGGCACCGACGTGCTGACGATGTCCGAGTCGGCACTGCGCGACCTGCGCCGCAAGCACGTCGCGATGGTGTTCCAGCACTTCGGCCTGCTCCCCCACCGACGCGTCCTCGACAACATCGCGTACGGCCTCGAGGTGCGGGGCGTCGGCCGCAAGGAGCGCCACGCGAAGGCCCGCGAGGTGCTCGACCTGGTCGGCCTGTCCGGCAACTCCGCCTCGTACCCCGACCAGCTCTCCGGCGGCATGCAGCAGCGGGTCGGCCTCGGCCGAGCGCTCGCGGTGGACCCGTCCCTGCTTTTGTTCGACGAGCCGTTCTCGGCCCTCGACCCGCTGATTCGCCGTGACATGCAGAACGAGGTCATCCGCCTGCACCACGAGGTCAAGAAGACGATGGTCTTCATCACCCACGACCTGTCCGAGGCGCTCAAGCTCGGCGACCGCATCCTGATCATGCGCGACGGCGAGGTCGTGCAGGTCGGCACCCCCGACGAGGTCGTCGGTGCCCCGGCCGACGACTACGTGCGCGACTTCGTCAGCGAGGTGCCCAAGTCGCACGTCCTGACGCTCAAGTGGGTCATGCGGCCGCCGCTCGACGGGGAGGCCCTCGACGGACCGGAGCTGCCCCCGAACGTGGTCGTCCAGACCGCCGCTCGTCAGGTGCTCGAGGCCGACAAGCCCATCAAGGTCGTCGAGGACGGCAAGCTGCTCGGTGTCGTCACCGACGAGGACATCCTGCGCGTCATCGTGGCGGAAGAGGAAGGCGCGGCGTGA
- a CDS encoding GcvT family protein: MAELPSHARVVVIGAGIVGNSLVYHLARLGWRDIVQIDKGPLPNPGGSTGHASNFIFPVDHSREITDLTLDSVRQYQEMGVFTESGGYEVARTEERMEELRRRMSSAKAWGIPSEIVTPEQVAEKVPFLDPSVIVGAFYTPSVGVVDSLRAGTIMRERALELGALQVVPTVEVEGLDVEGGRIRRVRTSGGDIEAETVVIACGVWSPRIAAMAGAHIPLTPAVHQMISVGPVPQLSGTVGEISFPIVRDMDTFCYERQHGGDMEVGSYAHRAILHDPDEIPSIEQSKLSPTEMPFTADDFDQQLEEALELMPEVLGNPDVEIRYAINGLLSLTPDGSPILGETPEVKGLWSAAAVWIKEGPGVGRAVAEWMTDGNPEIDVHQSDIARFYPHQQTKQHVAARTSEGFNKTYGIVHPSEQWQSDRGARLAPMHARQQELGAMFFETAGWERPHWYAANEALLGDYGDAVMPRAHEWDARWWSPIINAEHLAMRERAGLVDLSAFSIFDVTGPGALDAVQRIAVAQMDVAPGRVVYTPVIDERGGYRADLTIMRLGESHFRVVTGGAHGNLDRKWFRDHMPTDGSAQVTDQTSAFTTIGLWGPRARDILGTLTDSDIGHDAFGFGTCRRIELGSTQVLASRISYVGELGWELYVPMESGARLWDLVSEAGGPHGLVPVGIGVYGTTGRIEKGYRAYGAELDSERTIIEAGMQRPKVKDADFIGREAYVKQRGEDPLAVMCTLTVDDHTSASGVQRYMLGGEPVVTRDGEPLVDGHGHRAYVTSAGSAPSLGQHLLMAYLPPEQAVVGTQLAVDYMEERYPVTVGSADATGLFDPANERIRG, from the coding sequence ATGGCAGAGCTGCCCTCCCACGCACGTGTCGTCGTCATCGGCGCCGGCATCGTCGGCAACAGCCTCGTCTACCACCTGGCCCGGCTCGGCTGGCGCGACATCGTGCAGATCGACAAGGGCCCGCTGCCGAACCCGGGCGGGTCGACGGGGCACGCCTCCAACTTCATCTTCCCGGTGGACCACTCCCGGGAGATCACGGACCTGACCCTGGACAGCGTGCGGCAGTACCAGGAGATGGGCGTCTTCACCGAGTCCGGCGGCTACGAGGTGGCCCGCACGGAGGAGCGGATGGAGGAGCTGCGCCGGCGGATGTCCTCGGCGAAGGCGTGGGGCATCCCGTCGGAGATCGTCACGCCCGAGCAGGTGGCCGAGAAGGTCCCGTTCCTCGACCCCTCGGTGATCGTCGGCGCCTTCTACACCCCGAGCGTCGGCGTGGTCGACTCCCTGCGGGCCGGCACCATCATGCGGGAGCGCGCCCTCGAGCTCGGCGCCCTCCAGGTCGTGCCCACCGTGGAGGTCGAGGGCCTGGACGTCGAGGGTGGCCGGATCCGCCGCGTCCGCACGTCCGGCGGCGACATCGAGGCCGAGACGGTCGTGATCGCGTGCGGCGTGTGGAGCCCCCGCATCGCGGCGATGGCCGGCGCGCACATCCCGCTGACCCCCGCGGTGCACCAGATGATCAGTGTCGGTCCCGTGCCGCAGCTGTCCGGCACGGTCGGTGAGATCTCGTTCCCGATCGTCCGCGACATGGACACGTTCTGCTACGAGCGCCAGCACGGCGGCGACATGGAGGTCGGCTCGTACGCGCACCGCGCGATCCTGCACGATCCCGACGAGATCCCGTCGATCGAGCAGTCCAAGCTGTCGCCCACCGAGATGCCGTTCACGGCCGACGACTTCGATCAGCAGCTCGAGGAGGCCCTGGAGCTGATGCCCGAGGTGCTGGGCAACCCGGACGTCGAGATCCGCTACGCGATCAACGGCCTGCTGTCGCTGACTCCCGACGGCAGCCCCATCCTCGGCGAGACGCCCGAGGTCAAGGGCCTGTGGTCGGCCGCCGCGGTCTGGATCAAGGAGGGCCCGGGCGTCGGCCGTGCGGTCGCCGAGTGGATGACCGACGGCAACCCCGAGATCGACGTCCACCAGTCCGACATCGCGCGGTTCTACCCCCACCAGCAGACCAAGCAGCACGTGGCGGCCCGCACGAGCGAGGGGTTCAACAAGACGTACGGGATCGTGCACCCCTCCGAGCAGTGGCAGAGCGACCGCGGGGCCCGCCTCGCCCCGATGCACGCCCGGCAGCAGGAGCTCGGGGCGATGTTCTTCGAGACGGCCGGCTGGGAGCGTCCGCACTGGTACGCCGCCAACGAGGCACTGCTCGGCGACTACGGCGACGCGGTCATGCCGCGGGCCCACGAGTGGGACGCCCGCTGGTGGTCGCCGATCATCAACGCCGAGCACCTCGCGATGCGCGAGCGCGCCGGTCTGGTCGACCTGTCGGCGTTCTCGATCTTCGACGTCACCGGTCCCGGTGCGCTCGACGCCGTGCAGCGCATCGCGGTCGCCCAGATGGACGTCGCGCCCGGACGCGTCGTCTACACGCCAGTCATCGACGAACGGGGCGGGTACCGCGCCGACCTGACGATCATGCGGCTGGGCGAGTCGCACTTCCGCGTCGTCACCGGCGGCGCGCACGGCAACCTCGACCGCAAGTGGTTCCGCGACCACATGCCGACCGACGGCTCGGCCCAGGTGACCGACCAGACCTCCGCGTTCACCACGATCGGCCTGTGGGGACCGCGGGCGCGCGACATCCTCGGCACGCTCACCGACAGCGACATCGGCCACGACGCGTTCGGCTTCGGGACGTGCCGCAGGATCGAGCTCGGCTCGACCCAGGTCCTGGCGTCCCGCATCTCGTACGTCGGTGAGCTCGGCTGGGAGCTGTACGTGCCCATGGAGAGCGGCGCCCGGCTCTGGGACCTGGTCAGCGAGGCCGGCGGCCCGCACGGCCTCGTCCCGGTCGGCATCGGCGTCTACGGGACGACCGGCCGTATCGAGAAGGGCTACCGCGCGTACGGCGCCGAGCTCGACAGCGAGCGCACGATCATCGAGGCCGGCATGCAACGGCCCAAGGTCAAGGACGCCGACTTCATCGGCCGGGAGGCGTACGTCAAGCAGCGCGGGGAGGACCCGCTCGCGGTCATGTGCACGTTGACCGTCGACGACCACACGTCGGCGAGCGGTGTCCAGCGCTACATGCTCGGCGGCGAGCCGGTCGTGACCCGGGACGGAGAGCCCCTGGTCGACGGCCACGGCCACCGCGCCTACGTCACGTCGGCGGGCTCGGCACCGTCCCTCGGTCAGCACCTGCTGATGGCCTACCTGCCGCCCGAGCAGGCCGTGGTCGGCACGCAGCTGGCGGTCGACTACATGGAGGAGCGTTATCCCGTGACCGTCGGCTCGGCCGACGCGACCGGCCTGTTCGACCCGGCCAACGAGCGGATCAGGGGCTGA
- a CDS encoding ABC transporter substrate-binding protein, producing MRTTTRRVRLAGVIAASALLTLSACGGGDIEDDKASGGEKCDQTVNMAINPWVGYEASAHVVGKVIENELGCKVEYKDLKEEVAWQGFGKGTVDVVIEDWGHPALEKKYIEGDKSAIDAGPNGNVGQIGWYVPPWMVEKYPDITDWKNLNKYADLFRTSESGDKGQMLDGDPSFVTNDEALVKNLKLDYKVVYAGSEAALITAFRQAEKQKKPLLGYFYAPQWFLSEVELKKVNLPEWTEGCDADPAKVACDYPETKLKKIVATKFSDSGSPAYDVVKNFTWTNDDQNLVAKYIAEDKMDPDEAAQKWIDDNADKIKAWVG from the coding sequence ATGAGAACAACGACACGACGGGTGCGTCTGGCCGGTGTCATCGCCGCCAGCGCCCTGCTGACCCTGTCTGCGTGTGGCGGCGGAGACATCGAGGACGACAAGGCGTCCGGGGGTGAGAAGTGCGACCAGACGGTCAACATGGCGATCAACCCCTGGGTCGGGTACGAGGCCTCCGCGCACGTGGTCGGCAAGGTCATCGAGAACGAGCTGGGCTGCAAGGTGGAGTACAAGGACCTCAAGGAGGAGGTCGCCTGGCAGGGCTTCGGCAAGGGCACGGTCGACGTCGTGATCGAGGACTGGGGCCACCCGGCCCTGGAGAAGAAGTACATCGAGGGCGACAAGTCCGCGATCGACGCCGGTCCGAACGGCAACGTGGGCCAGATCGGCTGGTACGTCCCGCCGTGGATGGTCGAGAAGTACCCCGACATCACCGACTGGAAGAACCTCAACAAGTACGCCGACCTGTTCCGGACCTCCGAGTCCGGCGACAAGGGCCAGATGCTCGACGGCGACCCGTCCTTCGTCACCAACGACGAGGCCCTGGTCAAGAACCTGAAGCTGGACTACAAGGTGGTCTACGCCGGCAGCGAGGCAGCGCTCATCACCGCGTTCCGGCAGGCGGAGAAGCAGAAGAAGCCGCTCCTGGGCTACTTCTACGCCCCGCAGTGGTTCCTCTCGGAGGTCGAGCTGAAGAAGGTCAACCTGCCGGAGTGGACCGAGGGCTGCGACGCCGACCCCGCCAAGGTCGCGTGCGACTACCCCGAGACGAAGCTCAAGAAGATCGTCGCGACGAAGTTCTCCGACTCGGGCAGTCCTGCGTACGACGTGGTGAAGAACTTCACCTGGACGAACGACGACCAGAACCTGGTCGCCAAGTACATCGCCGAGGACAAGATGGACCCCGACGAGGCGGCACAGAAGTGGATCGACGACAACGCCGACAAGATCAAGGCGTGGGTCGGCTGA
- the betA gene encoding choline dehydrogenase: MKRDHYDFVIVGGGSAGSALANRLSADPSTTVLVLEAGRSDVKLDPFIHMPAALPYPIGNRLYDWKYESEPEPFMDGRRVFHARGKVLGGSSSINGMIFQRGNPLDYERWAADPGMESWSYAACLPYFMRMESCLAGADDWRGGSGPLVLERGPATNPLFGAFLEATEQAGYPPTDDVNGYRQEGFARFDRNVHRGRRLSAARAYLHPVKHRPNLRIETLAHVTGLRMQGTRVVGVDYLRGGRLRRSIGAGEVVLCGGAINSPQILQLSGIGNAAELAELGIDPVADVPGVGENLQDHLEVYIQYASKQPVSIGPWLKHRHKPRIGAEWLFLRRGVGATNHFEAGGFVRSNDLVDYPNLMFHFLPIAIRYDGSQPAAEHGYQVHIGPMYSDVRGSVKITSTDPRTHPALRFNYLSTETDRREWIEMVRIARRILNQPAFDPFNGGEISPGPAVETDQEILDWVAKDAETALHPSCTARMGTDDMSVLDPLTMRVHGVDGLRVVDASSMPYVTNGNIYAPVMMLAEKAADLILGNTPLPPATDVPFYRYRDDSPLYPPGDPRNAVPSKQESS, translated from the coding sequence ATGAAGCGCGACCACTACGACTTCGTCATCGTCGGCGGCGGCTCCGCGGGGTCCGCGCTGGCCAACCGGCTGAGCGCCGACCCCTCGACCACGGTGCTGGTGCTCGAGGCCGGGCGCAGCGACGTCAAGCTGGACCCGTTCATCCACATGCCGGCCGCGCTCCCCTACCCGATCGGCAACCGCCTGTACGACTGGAAGTACGAGTCCGAGCCCGAGCCGTTCATGGACGGCCGCCGGGTCTTCCACGCCCGGGGCAAGGTCCTCGGCGGGTCGAGCAGCATCAACGGGATGATCTTCCAGCGCGGCAACCCGCTGGACTACGAGCGGTGGGCGGCCGATCCGGGCATGGAGTCCTGGAGCTACGCGGCCTGCCTGCCGTACTTCATGCGGATGGAGAGCTGTCTCGCCGGCGCGGACGACTGGCGCGGCGGCTCCGGCCCGCTGGTGCTCGAGCGCGGACCAGCGACCAACCCGCTCTTCGGCGCGTTCCTCGAGGCGACCGAGCAGGCCGGCTACCCGCCGACCGACGACGTCAACGGCTACCGGCAGGAGGGGTTCGCACGGTTCGACCGCAACGTCCACCGGGGCCGGCGGCTGAGCGCCGCGCGGGCGTACCTGCACCCGGTCAAGCACCGGCCCAACCTGCGGATCGAGACCCTCGCCCACGTGACCGGCCTGCGGATGCAGGGCACGCGGGTCGTCGGCGTCGACTACCTGCGCGGCGGCCGGCTCCGGCGAAGCATCGGCGCCGGTGAGGTCGTCCTGTGCGGCGGGGCGATCAACTCCCCGCAGATCCTCCAGCTGTCCGGCATCGGCAACGCCGCGGAGCTCGCGGAGCTCGGCATCGATCCCGTCGCGGACGTGCCCGGCGTCGGCGAGAACCTGCAGGACCACCTCGAGGTCTACATCCAGTACGCCAGCAAGCAGCCGGTCTCGATCGGTCCGTGGCTCAAGCACCGGCACAAGCCGCGCATCGGCGCGGAGTGGCTGTTCCTGCGCCGGGGCGTCGGCGCGACGAACCACTTCGAGGCCGGGGGCTTCGTCCGCAGCAACGACCTCGTGGACTACCCCAACCTGATGTTCCACTTCCTGCCCATCGCGATCCGCTACGACGGCTCGCAGCCGGCCGCCGAGCACGGCTACCAGGTCCACATCGGCCCGATGTACAGCGACGTGCGCGGATCGGTCAAGATCACCTCGACCGATCCCCGCACGCATCCTGCGCTCCGGTTCAACTACCTGTCGACCGAGACCGATCGCCGCGAGTGGATCGAGATGGTCCGCATCGCCCGCCGGATCCTCAACCAGCCCGCGTTCGACCCGTTCAACGGCGGCGAGATCTCCCCGGGCCCGGCCGTGGAGACCGACCAGGAGATCTTGGACTGGGTCGCCAAGGACGCCGAGACCGCGCTCCACCCCTCGTGCACCGCGCGCATGGGCACCGACGACATGAGCGTCCTCGACCCGCTGACCATGCGGGTGCACGGGGTCGACGGCCTGCGCGTGGTCGACGCGTCCTCGATGCCCTACGTGACCAACGGCAACATCTACGCCCCGGTCATGATGCTCGCCGAGAAGGCCGCGGACCTGATCCTCGGCAACACACCGCTGCCTCCCGCGACCGATGTCCCGTTCTACCGGTACCGCGACGACTCGCCCCTCTACCCGCCGGGAGATCCGCGCAACGCGGTCCCCTCGAAGCAGGAGTCATCATGA